In Salinibaculum sp. SYNS191, the genomic window GTGATGGTCCCGAACTCGATGGGCATGCCGTCCGCGTCGTCGATGCCGTCGTAGGCAGACTGCGCCACGTCGTCGAGATGGACGTTACACGGCGTGATGTCCGCAGCGGGGTTGGCGACGCCGACCATCGGCGACGCGAGGTCCTCGTCGTCGTAGCCCATCGCGCGGAACATCGCGCGGTGGGGGGCGCGCTCTGTCCCCTCTGTCACTTCGTTGCTCGGGAGGTCGGGGTCCTTGCCCGACTGCTCCCGCTCTGGTGTTTCCTGCTGGCTCATGCCAGAGTGGTTGCACCCGGCGGACTTAAGTCCCGTCTTCGGGGCGTCGCGACCGGTCGAGGCCCCGGGAGTGCCTTTGATAAGGGGCCACACCGGAGAGGAGGTATGGCGACAGTCGAGACGGGGGCACGGCTGCACTTCGGGTTCCAGAACCTCGCGCTCGCCCACGAGCGCCTGTACGGGGGCGTCGGGGTCGCACTCGCCGAACCGCGGGTCCGGGTCACTGCCGAGTCGGCCACCGACGTCGTCTGCGACGACCCGGTCGTCGAACCGTTCGTCGCGGACGCCGTCAGCGTGCTGGGCGTCGAGGGCGCGCGGGTCACCGTCGAGGAGCGGTTCGAGCGCCACGTCGGACTCGGCAGCGGGACGCAACTGGCACTCGCGACGCTGGTCGCCGTCGCTCGCGCGCACGACGAGTATGCAGACTCGCGGACGGTCGCACCCGAACTCGGCCGGGGCGGGCGCTCGGGGGTCGGGGTGGCCTGCTTCGAGCACGGCGGGTTCGTCGTCGACGCCGGGCACCCGACCGAGCGGTTCACGACCAGCCCGCCGGCCGAGGGGTCCTGGGAGGTTCCCCGGCCGATGGTTCGCCGGGACCTCCCCAGTTCGTGGCGGTTCGTGCTGGTGACGCCAGCGGCCACGACGGGGCAAAGCGGCGCGGCCGAGGACGAGAGCATGCGGTCGGTCGTCGAGCGGGCCGACCCAGGCATCGCCGACGACATCTCGC contains:
- a CDS encoding beta-ribofuranosylaminobenzene 5'-phosphate synthase family protein, producing MATVETGARLHFGFQNLALAHERLYGGVGVALAEPRVRVTAESATDVVCDDPVVEPFVADAVSVLGVEGARVTVEERFERHVGLGSGTQLALATLVAVARAHDEYADSRTVAPELGRGGRSGVGVACFEHGGFVVDAGHPTERFTTSPPAEGSWEVPRPMVRRDLPSSWRFVLVTPAATTGQSGAAEDESMRSVVERADPGIADDISLLLTRRLLPAVAERDVAEFGAAVARLGRLNGAWYADEQGGVYRPPAGDLIDSLGDCPVVHGAGQSSWGPTVYGVTRAADVSEARAAAADALDDAGCEGRVLTAAPRNRGATVEE